In a single window of the Streptococcus ilei genome:
- a CDS encoding ECF transporter S component, whose product MPLKRLTRITLLAALCVVLRQAFAFLPNVQPISAIFFLLVLFEDWQFACLVMAVTMFTSAFLLGMSPVVLAQILAFGLLLTLWRGLYRHLSLQVQTLVVGTLSFLYGVLIDSLYAVLYHMPWWTYALVNGFSFNLAHALSTACFYPLLYVVFRRLYHEKNTL is encoded by the coding sequence GTGCCTCTCAAACGCTTGACCCGAATCACCCTCTTAGCAGCCCTCTGTGTGGTGCTGAGACAAGCCTTTGCCTTCTTGCCCAATGTCCAACCCATTAGTGCCATTTTCTTTTTACTGGTGCTATTTGAAGACTGGCAATTTGCCTGTTTGGTGATGGCGGTCACCATGTTTACCTCGGCTTTTCTCTTGGGGATGAGCCCAGTGGTGCTCGCTCAGATACTGGCCTTTGGCCTCCTCTTGACTCTTTGGCGGGGGCTTTACCGCCATCTGTCTTTGCAAGTTCAGACTCTAGTGGTCGGCACCTTATCCTTTCTCTACGGGGTGCTGATTGACAGTCTTTATGCTGTTCTCTACCACATGCCTTGGTGGACCTATGCTCTGGTGAATGGCTTTAGCTTTAACTTGGCCCACGCCCTTTCCACCGCCTGTTTTTACCCTCTACTTTATGTAGTATTTAGGAGATTGTATCATGAAAAAAACACTTTATAG